The Manis javanica isolate MJ-LG chromosome 4, MJ_LKY, whole genome shotgun sequence genome contains a region encoding:
- the DNTTIP2 gene encoding deoxynucleotidyltransferase terminal-interacting protein 2 encodes MVVTRSARPPASTRATSPENSQQENSKRIQAHSKGRKETPSVEPNTAESGTTRKQSPLPRTPKTRKRKSTATGLLPEMNKPSTDGEISEAESNCSVSRLQEPILRITRRRQILVACTPVSTVRKRLKITPLKESHTEEEVSEAESHVLGISRIVLPTVITTRTIRRQAKSLKDPNQESHVEADSDAESSCSDISFSSIATRRTTRSMHRKLQAQMKEKGTKIVPGNEKQIINVAMNSEDSDARQMSFHSQARSLSKINQPDFCSDSDDFDDDSLHRNSEKQPTVQKHFNIGEEKQASVTPLSEIQQNCKSLDEEAKGITDEEKEINEKNLQLKSLSELQDTSLQQLVSQRHSTPENNKTTSEPSNLNCEAVMKSLTQTFAVIEVDRWNEERKSTIKTSDLTELGDSGGSKEDCTDRGGTEDMNEERDTDFEYDTNLYKSEFNTSQDKGHSVLLVLSSDESQQFENSENEEDTVCFVENSGQKESLNGVSENMSCDNALFVIDTTPGLSTDKNFYLDEGDKASEVATEEENQEEEEDEQSEEELSDHDENKDESSDEDDLLNSTKSKFLKLTSSSIDPGLSIKQLGGLYINFNADKLQSNKRTLTQIKEKKTNEFLQKAIITPDFEKNFCVPPYSESKYQLQKKRRKERQKTAGDGWFGMKAPELTDELKNDLKALKMRASMDPKRFYKKNDRDGFPKYFQIGTIVDNPADFYHSRIPKKQRKRTIVEELLADSEFRRYNRRKYSEIMAEKAANAAGKKFRKKKKFRN; translated from the exons ATGGTGGTTACCAGGTCTGCGCGGCCTCCGGCCAGCACCCGAGCCACGTCGCCTGAAAATTCCCAGCAGGAG AATTCTAAAAGAATTCAAGCACAttcaaaaggcaggaaggaaactCCATCTGTTGAGCCAAATACTGCTGAATCAGGAACCACTAGGAAACAAAGTCCATTGCCTAGAACTCCTAAGACCAGAAAAAGGAAGAGCACAGCTACAGGCTTATTACCAGAAATGAACAaaccatctactgatggagagaTCTCTGAAGCAGAATCAAATTGTTCTGTGTCCAGGCTCCAGGAACCCATTTTAAGAATAACTAGAAGACGGCAGATCTTAGTTGCATGCACCCCAGTGTCCACTGTTAGGAAGAGGCTgaaaataaccccattaaaagaGTCTCATACTGAAGAAGAAGTCTCTGAAGCTGAGTCACATGTTTTAGGTATTTCTAGAATTGTGCTTCCTACAGTAATAACTACAAGAACCATAAGAAGGCAGGCTAAATCCCTAAAAGATCCAAACCAAGAATCACATGTAGAAGCTGATTCTGATGCTGAGTCATCATGCTCAGACATTTCATTTTCCAGTATTGCAACTAGAAGAACAACAAGGAGTATGCACAGGAAATTGCAAGCACAAATGAAGGAGAAAGGTACTAAAATTGTACcaggaaatgaaaagcaaatcatAAATGTAGCTATGAATTCAGAGGATTCAGATGCTAGACAAATGTCTTTTCATTCACAAGCAAGATCTCTTTCTAAGATAAATCAGCCAGATTTCTGTAGTGATAGTGATGACTTTGATGATGATTCCCTCCACAGAAATTCAGAAAAACAACCAACAGtgcaaaaacattttaatataggAGAGGAAAAACAAGCCAGTGTTACACCTCTCAGTGAAATACAGCAGAATTGTAAAAGTTTAGATGAAGAAGCTAAAGGAataacagatgaggaaaaagaaattaatgagaaaaatttGCAGCTGAAGAGTCTTTCTGAACTTCAGGACACCAGCCTTCAGCAGTTAGTTTCTCAGAGACATTCAACCCCCGAAAATAACAAAACCACATCAGAGCCCTCAAATCTGAACTGTGAGGCTGTAATGAAATCATTAACTCAAACATTTGCAGTTATTGAAGTAGACAGATggaatgaagagagaaagagcaCCATAAAAACAAGTGACTTGACAGAACTTGGTGATAGTGGTGGCAGTAAAGAAGACTGCACAGATAGAGGTGGCACTGAAGACATGAATGAAGAAAGGGATACGGATTTTGAGTATGATACCAACCTATACAAGTCTGAGTTCAACACATCTCAGGATAAAGGTCATTCTGTTTTATTAGTTCTCAGCAGTGATGAAAGCCAGCAGTTTGAGAACAGTGAGAATGAAGAGGACACTGTGTGTTTTGTAGAAAATAGTGGTCAAAAGGAATCATTAAATGGCGTCTCAGAAAATATGTCATGTGACAATGCATTGTTTGTAATTGACACAACTCCTGGATTGAGTACTGATAAAAATTTTTACCTGGATGAGGGAGATAAGGCCAGTGAGGTTGCCACTGAGGAAGAAAaccaagaggaggaagaggatgaaCAAAGTGAAGAAGAACTATCAGACCATGATGAAAATAAAGATGAGTCTAGTGATGAAGATGACTTACTAAATAGCACAAAGTCAAAGTT tctgaagTTGACAAGCAGCAGCATAGACCCTGGTCTGAGTATCAAGCAATTAGGTGGTTTGTATATTAATTTCAATGCAGACAAACTTCAGTCAAATAAGAGAACACTAACACAgatcaaggagaaaaaaacaaatgag tttctgcAGAAAGCTATCATTACTCCTGATTTTGAAAAAAACTTCTGTGTCCCACCATATAGTGAATCAAAGTATCAACTTCAGAAAAAACGCAGA aaagaaagacaaaaaacagcaGGTGATGGCTGGTTTGGTATGAAAGCTCCAGAGTTGACAGATGAACTAAAAAACGATCTCAAAGCACTGAAGATGAGAGCAAGCATGGACCCAAaaaggttttacaagaaaaatgATAGAGATGGCTTCCCCAAATACTTTCAG